The region TCCCCCGGTCCCACCATCGTATCAACTAACGTATTCGTCGGGAGGGCAAAAGGTTGCTGGTGGTCGCGGTAGCACGGATCGCGGCCTAGCGAAGCTCACGCACCAGTATTAGGGCATCCTCACCGTTGTCGTAGTACCGCGGTACCCGCCGAAGCGGCTGGAAGCCGAACTTCTCGTACAGCGACCGCGCCGCCTCGTTGCTCTCCCTGACCTCCAGTTTCACCGTCGCGGCGTCGTGGGCTGACAGCGTGCCCAGCGCCGTTGCGAGCAGCGACTCGCCGACGCCGCCGCCGCGGCGCTCCGGGTGGACCGCCAGGTCCTTGACGTGGCCCAGGCCCTCGCCGTGGTTCGGCACGAGGTCCGCCACGACGAAGCCGACCACGTCCGCCGTGTCGAGCGTGTCGTCGGGTCGCTCTCCGCGTTCGATGGCGACGAGGAAGCCGGGCGCGTCGAGGTAGCGCTCGAACGCGTCGTACGGCCACGGCTGGGGGAACGACGCGTTCTCGATCCGCTTGACGGCGAGCAGGTCCGCGCGCTCGGCGTCCCTGATGTCGACGTTCCCGCGTGTCTCCGGTGCGGTCGTCACGTGCGGCGCTACGGGGTCACCCGTAATCAGTTGCGTGGCCACAGCCGACCGGACCGGCTGGAGCCGAACACCCGCGGCTCTCCGGGTGAAGACGAAAAAAAAACCGCAGACCGCTAGATTCGCCGCCGATCAGTCGTCAGCGTGTCCTGCTGCGACTGCGGTCTCGGGATAAACCCTCGACCGATCAGTCGTCAGCATCATCCTGCCGCGACTGCAGCAGCGAGACAGGACTCGCTACCGATCAGTCGTCAGCAGGAGCCGCACCGCTACCGCCTTCCGCCTGCTCCTTCGTCCAGGCGAGCTTGCCGCCGGCCGAGAGGATGCGGCGCTCGCGCTCGGAGGCGTCGAGGTGGGCGGTCGCCTCCCAGTCGTCGTTGATGCGGACGGTGAACTCCTCCTGCCCGCTCTCGACGGCCTCGCGGACGTCGTCGACGATCTCGATCTCGTCGCCCTGCTCGATCTGCTCGTAGACGTTCTCGTCGATGGTGAGCGGGATCAGGCCGAAGTTGAACAGGTTCGCCTTGTGGATGCGGGCGAAGCTCTGGGCCAGCACGCCCTCCACGCCGAGATACATCGGACAGAGCGCCGCGTGCTCGCGCGAGGAGCCCTGGCCGTAGTTCTCGCCGGCGACGAGGAAGCCGCCGTCGGCCTCCAGCGCGCGGTCGGCGAAGGAGTCGTCGACGCGGCTGAGGGTGTACTCCGACAGCTTCGGCACGTTCGAGCGGAACTTGAGGATGTCCGACGTGGCCGGGATGATGTGGTCCGTCGTGATGTTGTCCTGCATCTTCAGCAGGGCCTCACCCGAAAGCTCCGAGCTGAGCGGGTCCTTCAGCGGCACGTCGCCGATGTTCGGGCCCTTGATGAGTTCGTCGTCGATGGCCTCGTCGGGGCTGATGAGGTCGGCGTCGCTCCGGCCGTACTTGTCGCCCATCTCGAAGCCGGGGTCCTCGAGGTCGCCGAGTTCGTCGGCCAGGTCGCGCGGGTCGACGATCTCGCCTTTGATCGCCGCGGCGGTGGCGACCTCCGGCGAGCAGAGGAACACGGAGTCGTCCTCGATGCCCGAGCGGCCCTCGAAGTTGCGGTTGAACGTCCGCAGCGAGACGGAGTCGCTGGCGGGGACGTGGCCGATGCCGATACAGGCACCGCAGGTCGCCTCGGAGAAGTTGACGCCGGCGGCCATCATCTCGGCCGTCCAGCCCTCGCGGGCGAGCATCTCGGAGGCCTGCTTGCTGCCGGGCGCGACGATCATCTCGGTGTGCTTGGCGACCTCGCGGCCCTCCAGCATCTTCGCCGAGGGGAGGATGTCCTCGTACGCGCCGTTGGTACAGGAGCCGATGATGACCTGCTCGACCTCCTCGCCCGCGACTTCGCTGACCGGGACGACGTTGTCCGGCATCGAGGGCTTGGCGATGAGCGGTTCGAGGTCCGAGAGGTCGACGACGATCTCGTCGGCGTACTCGGCGTCCTCGTCCGGGCCGATCTCGACGTACTCGTCGCCGCGGCCGAGCGTCTCGAGGAACTCCTCGGTCTTCTCGTCGGTCGGGAAGATCGAGGTGGTCGCGCCGAGTTCGGTCCCCATGTTAGTGATCGTGGTGCGTTCGGGGACGGTGAGCGTCTCGACGCCGGGGCCGGTGTACTCCAGCACCTTGCCGACGCCGCCTTTCACGGAGAGGCGACGCAGCAGCTCGAGGATCACGTCCTTCGCGGTCGCCCACTCGGGCAGCTCGCCCTCGAGGCGGACGTTGACGACCTCGGGCATGTCGATGTAGTACGGCGCGCCGCCCATGGCGACGGCCACGTCGATCCCGCCGCTCCCGATGGCGAGCTCGCCGAGGCCGCCGGGCGTCGGCGTGTGGGAGTCGCTGCCGAGCATCGTCTTGCCGGGCGCGGCGAAGTTCTCCTTGTGGACCTGGTGGCAGATGCCGTTGCCGGGTCGGGAGAAGTGCGCGCCGTAGGTGCCCGCAGCCGAGCGGAGGAAGCGGTGGTCGTCCGTGTTCTTGAAGTCGAACTGGTAGGTCTGGTGGTCGCAGTACTGTGCGGCGATCTCGGTCTGGACCTCGTCCAGCCCCATCGCCTCGAACTGCAGCCACACCATCGTCCCCGTCGTGTCCTGGGTGAGGACCTGGTCGATCTCGATGCCGATCTCCTCGCCGGGCGTCAGCTCGCCCTCGACGAGGTGGTCATCGAGAATTTTCTCTGTAAGGGTTTGTCCCATAGCGACCGTATGTCGTCCGTCCACGGATATAAATCCCGCGAGTTTCCATTGTATTCATCCGTGTACTTTCCGGTCCGCGGTGGCAATTTTCGCGCTATCTCCGCAGAATATCTTTCGTATGATCAATTAACGCCCGCCGAAAAGCAGAGGATTTAGTATCCGCCCACCGCGTACCGGTCCTATGTTCCGCTCCGGAGCCTTCGTCGCCGACCACATCGAGCCGACCGACGACGAGCAGGTCCAGCCGAACGGGGTCGACCTGACGGTGGATGCCGTCTTCGAGCAGGTCGAACCGGGTCGGATCGGCCGCGACGGGAAGCGCGTCGGCGAGCGTGAGACGGTCGACGTCGAGGACGGCGCGTTTCACCTGCCGCCCGGCGGCTACGTCCTCCGGTACGGCGAGACGGTTCACATCCCCGACGGTCACGTCGGCTTCATCTACCCGCGGTCCTCGCTCATGCGGAACTCCTGCATGCTGAACACGGCCGTCTGGGACGCCGGCTACGAGGGTCGGGGTGAGGGCCTGCTTCAGGTCCACCACGCGATCGAGATCGAGCGCGACGCCCGGATCGCCCAGATCGTCCTCGCCGAGGCGAACCACGAGGACACGTACGACGGGTCGTATCAGGGCGAGAACCGCTGACCCGGTCGCGGACCCTCGATAGGCCGTCCGTCTCCAGCGATCAACGACAATTATGTATTTCTGACAAACTATCGGCGGGAGCTGATCAGGTCGTAGTACCCGTGTTTTCGGGCCAAACGACGATCGAACTGTATGGGAACGAACCGAAAGGGCTACAAGTCGGACTGCCAGTTCGCCGACCGATGGTGCCGCCGCTACTCTCGGGGTGGATCGTTCCGATCGCCGCCGTGATCGCCACGTCGATCACGGTGTACAAGTTCTGGATCCAGCAGCCGTCGCTGATCGTCGACGCCGAGGTGTCCGACGTCGTCCGGACCGGCGACGGCGCGAGCCTGGACCTCCGGCTGTTCGTCGCCAACGTCGGCCGGGACTTCGCGGAGGACGGGTACGTCGCGTTCGCCCCGGAGGGCTGGTCGCTCGACGCCGTGCCGGTGGACGGCCAGCTATCGCTGACGGCGTTCGAGGGCGGGGACGGCGACACGGGCCAGCGGAAGACGTTCCTCGACGACATCGTGTATCAGGGCACCGGGTTCGAGCTGTGCGAGGGACGAGCGACCGTCCCCGGGAACGGGCGGTACCGGCTCGTCTACACGACCGCCTGTCAGTCCCAGCGCCCGAAAACGGACCACATCGACCTGGTCGTCGACGGCGACGAGGCGACGGTCGAGTCGGGCTGATAGCCCCCGGGCCGTCGCCGACCCGTGACGCGGCCTGAAGCTACCGAGA is a window of Halostella salina DNA encoding:
- a CDS encoding GNAT family N-acetyltransferase; translation: MTTAPETRGNVDIRDAERADLLAVKRIENASFPQPWPYDAFERYLDAPGFLVAIERGERPDDTLDTADVVGFVVADLVPNHGEGLGHVKDLAVHPERRGGGVGESLLATALGTLSAHDAATVKLEVRESNEAARSLYEKFGFQPLRRVPRYYDNGEDALILVRELR
- a CDS encoding aconitate hydratase; amino-acid sequence: MGQTLTEKILDDHLVEGELTPGEEIGIEIDQVLTQDTTGTMVWLQFEAMGLDEVQTEIAAQYCDHQTYQFDFKNTDDHRFLRSAAGTYGAHFSRPGNGICHQVHKENFAAPGKTMLGSDSHTPTPGGLGELAIGSGGIDVAVAMGGAPYYIDMPEVVNVRLEGELPEWATAKDVILELLRRLSVKGGVGKVLEYTGPGVETLTVPERTTITNMGTELGATTSIFPTDEKTEEFLETLGRGDEYVEIGPDEDAEYADEIVVDLSDLEPLIAKPSMPDNVVPVSEVAGEEVEQVIIGSCTNGAYEDILPSAKMLEGREVAKHTEMIVAPGSKQASEMLAREGWTAEMMAAGVNFSEATCGACIGIGHVPASDSVSLRTFNRNFEGRSGIEDDSVFLCSPEVATAAAIKGEIVDPRDLADELGDLEDPGFEMGDKYGRSDADLISPDEAIDDELIKGPNIGDVPLKDPLSSELSGEALLKMQDNITTDHIIPATSDILKFRSNVPKLSEYTLSRVDDSFADRALEADGGFLVAGENYGQGSSREHAALCPMYLGVEGVLAQSFARIHKANLFNFGLIPLTIDENVYEQIEQGDEIEIVDDVREAVESGQEEFTVRINDDWEATAHLDASERERRILSAGGKLAWTKEQAEGGSGAAPADD
- a CDS encoding deoxyuridine 5'-triphosphate nucleotidohydrolase, whose amino-acid sequence is MFRSGAFVADHIEPTDDEQVQPNGVDLTVDAVFEQVEPGRIGRDGKRVGERETVDVEDGAFHLPPGGYVLRYGETVHIPDGHVGFIYPRSSLMRNSCMLNTAVWDAGYEGRGEGLLQVHHAIEIERDARIAQIVLAEANHEDTYDGSYQGENR